In Microcella indica, the genomic window TACTTCGGCATTCCGCCGGAGCGCACGATCGTCATCCACGACGACATCGATCTGCCGTTCGAGACGATCAGGCTGAAGGCCGACGGCGGGCACGGCGGCCAGAACGGCGTGCGCGACGTCATCAAGGCGCTCGGCACCCCGGAGTTCGTGCGCGTGCGCGTCGGGGTCGGGCGGCCTCCGGGTCGCCAGGAGGCGGCCGACTATGTCCTCCGCGACTTCCCGGCCGCCGAGCGCGCCCGACTGCCGTTCGTGCTGTCGGACGCCGCCGACGCGGTCGAGCTCATCGTCGACGAGGGTCTGCTCGCTGCCCAGCAGCGCGTGCACGCTCCGCGAGCCTGAGCCGGGCATCCCGCCCCCGGCCGAGCGTCAGGGTGGCCGCGTAGACTCGTCCGACGTGAGTCTCGAGCGGTTGATCCCTGCCCTGTCGCGCGCCCGCACCCTCGAGAAGGCGCTCGACCACGCTGCGCGCAGCACCGACTTCTCCG contains:
- the pth gene encoding aminoacyl-tRNA hydrolase, coding for MFGLQRRSQPSAADGSTWLVAGLGNPGPGYAGNRHNVGAMVLDELADRIGARFSRHRTTTMLAEGRVRPGGPKLVLARPLSYMNTSGGPVSSAAAYFGIPPERTIVIHDDIDLPFETIRLKADGGHGGQNGVRDVIKALGTPEFVRVRVGVGRPPGRQEAADYVLRDFPAAERARLPFVLSDAADAVELIVDEGLLAAQQRVHAPRA